A region of Panicum virgatum strain AP13 chromosome 8N, P.virgatum_v5, whole genome shotgun sequence DNA encodes the following proteins:
- the LOC120684507 gene encoding uncharacterized protein LOC120684507 isoform X2 has translation MTYVNAIPELDGNNYGKWYQKLEIALAMANIDLAITTPAPQEPEKPVRAQNEEAAAWAIREKNYDSAMTRYDADKTCWNDSNRKCLMVMKGSTSDAIKMAIPDCDTASEYLAKVKSQFTGSSKAYAAILAEQLITKKYTGGGIREHILEMSHMANKLKTMDMPLPEKFIVQLVFKSLPKAFEAFHVNYNAFPEDWGIDKLIGMCVQEEDRLKNSNGGKNQHESGPSRPPPQKDRENFPVEQDQCLKCKKRGHYKRDCPEFLKELLRKGIKYEEDPAKRRKKN, from the exons ATGACTTATGTGAATGCCATTCCTGAACTGGATGGCAACAACTATGGGAAATGGTACCAAAAATTGGAGATAGCTCTGGCGATGGCCAATATAGATTTGGCCATCACAACGCCAGCTCCACAAGAACCAGAAAAGCCCGTAAGGGCACAGAATGAAGAAGCTGCTGCTTGGGCTATCCGAGAGAAGAATTATGACTCTGCTATGACCAGATATGATGCTGACAAGACATGTTGGAATGATTCCAACCGCAAGTGTCTTATGGTCATGAAGGGTTCCACTTCAGATGCCATCAAGATGGCGATCCCAGATTGTGACACCGCTTCAGAATATTTAGCAAAGGTGAAGAgtcagtttactggttcttccaAGGCTTATGCTGCCATTCTTGCTGAGCAGCTTATCACCAAGAAATACACTGGCGGTGGCATCAGAGAACATATCTTAGAAATGAGCCACATGGCCAACAAGCTTAAGACAATGGACATGCCTTTGCCAGAAAAGTTCATTGTTCAGCTGGTCTTCAAGTCCCTACCAAAGGCGTTTGAGGCATTTCATGTCAACTATAACGCTTTTCCAGAAGATTGGGGTATTGACAAGCTGATTGGCATGTGTGTTCAAGAAGAAGATCGCCTTAAGAACTCCAATGGTG GCAAGAATCAGCATGAGAGTGGCCCTTCCAGACCACCTCCACAGAAAGACCGGGAAAATTTTCCAGTTGaacaagaccagtgcctgaagtgcAAAAAGAGAGGGCACTACAAGAGGGACTGCCCAGAATTCCTGAAAGAGTTGTTAAGAAAGG ggatcaAGTATGAGGaggaccctgccaagaggcgcaAGAAGAATTAA
- the LOC120684507 gene encoding uncharacterized protein LOC120684507 isoform X1 has product MTYVNAIPELDGNNYGKWYQKLEIALAMANIDLAITTPAPQEPEKPVRAQNEEAAAWAIREKNYDSAMTRYDADKTCWNDSNRKCLMVMKGSTSDAIKMAIPDCDTASEYLAKVKSQFTGSSKAYAAILAEQLITKKYTGGGIREHILEMSHMANKLKTMDMPLPEKFIVQLVFKSLPKAFEAFHVNYNAFPEDWGIDKLIGMCVQEEDRLKNSNGGELAFQVQHKKKNFQNKNFQHNKRHFPPGKNQHESGPSRPPPQKDRENFPVEQDQCLKCKKRGHYKRDCPEFLKELLRKGIKYEEDPAKRRKKN; this is encoded by the exons ATGACTTATGTGAATGCCATTCCTGAACTGGATGGCAACAACTATGGGAAATGGTACCAAAAATTGGAGATAGCTCTGGCGATGGCCAATATAGATTTGGCCATCACAACGCCAGCTCCACAAGAACCAGAAAAGCCCGTAAGGGCACAGAATGAAGAAGCTGCTGCTTGGGCTATCCGAGAGAAGAATTATGACTCTGCTATGACCAGATATGATGCTGACAAGACATGTTGGAATGATTCCAACCGCAAGTGTCTTATGGTCATGAAGGGTTCCACTTCAGATGCCATCAAGATGGCGATCCCAGATTGTGACACCGCTTCAGAATATTTAGCAAAGGTGAAGAgtcagtttactggttcttccaAGGCTTATGCTGCCATTCTTGCTGAGCAGCTTATCACCAAGAAATACACTGGCGGTGGCATCAGAGAACATATCTTAGAAATGAGCCACATGGCCAACAAGCTTAAGACAATGGACATGCCTTTGCCAGAAAAGTTCATTGTTCAGCTGGTCTTCAAGTCCCTACCAAAGGCGTTTGAGGCATTTCATGTCAACTATAACGCTTTTCCAGAAGATTGGGGTATTGACAAGCTGATTGGCATGTGTGTTCAAGAAGAAGATCGCCTTAAGAACTCCAATGGTGGTGAGCTTGCTTTTCAAGTTCAACACAAGAAAAAGAATTTCCAGAATAAGAACTTCCAGCATAACAAGAGACATTTCCCACCAGGCAAGAATCAGCATGAGAGTGGCCCTTCCAGACCACCTCCACAGAAAGACCGGGAAAATTTTCCAGTTGaacaagaccagtgcctgaagtgcAAAAAGAGAGGGCACTACAAGAGGGACTGCCCAGAATTCCTGAAAGAGTTGTTAAGAAAGG ggatcaAGTATGAGGaggaccctgccaagaggcgcaAGAAGAATTAA
- the LOC120685171 gene encoding uncharacterized protein LOC120685171, whose translation MLLLHILGSLRRLSSHDLLHSIVSGIYTHSYPLVSYIIGLMKASDWYHVHFAIWAVFLLLLLGNTDSLTARRLSDIDNWKSIYVKHLFKVFLMVYVMLKIYGSPSEDGKHVPPVPHLPALTAILVVVVLKWYVMIASMRMVSKSYLCKNTKVVAEYMKHKDNNLGEPFDPVTMEGYRYMVAGEKYCRVKRPAAGGKPWYEQDGPSCSKKVTTVEQIWQCKGRLLLHGQRGKLLKDLCLSMALSKMLNRRFAGFELSEAELEKTHDFVFKGLLSGDKPHQRAFRVVEEELVFVHDLYYTRYSYLDRKGRFFALCLPVIMFALCSWLTCLLAMDRRRVALTIFITLVVAFLEAYQLYLYIASGWFKVALVRSYVTTPFLQRNRCFLEMMIGLLLRFKGYRPWKGRLGQYCILRDLGRKSRVSSCLHYATLFLVDKTKKGRKNSVRLSENVKKAVVDSLLRSEGQLTNGVASLQNNRVHDKLSRACDVTATDGTVTRTILVWHVATTLCEHHPVDAPELLPDHISESESMLDRALDEASQLLKKAKTLESRCEELMSVSYKDSRVLHWIDI comes from the coding sequence ATGCTCCTCTTGCACATCCTGGGCTCGTTACGCCGGTTGTCGAGCCACGATCTCCTCCACTCCATCGTGTCGGGAATCTACACGCACTCCTACCCGCTGGTGAGCTACATCATTGGGCTCATGAAAGCTTCCGACTGGTACCATGTCCACTTTGCCATCTGGGCcgtgttcctgctgctgctcctcggcAACACAGACAGCCTCACAGCCCGCCGCCTCAGCGACATCGACAATTGGAAGAGCATCTACGTGAAGCACCTCTTCAAGGTGTTCTTGATGGTGTACGTCATGCTGAAGATATACGGGTCCCCCAGTGAGGATGGTAAGCACGTCCCACCTGTGCCCCACCTGCCCGCACTCACGGCCATCCTAGTTGTTGTCGTCCTCAAGTGGTATGTCATGATCGCCTCCATGAGGATGGTGAGCAAGTCCTACCTCTGCAAGAACACCAAGGTGGTCGCCGAGTACATGAAGCATAAGGACAACAACCTAGGGGAGCCCTTCGATCCGGTGACCATGGAAGGCTACCGGTACATGGTCGCGGGCGAGAAATATTGCCGCGTCAAGCGCCCTGCTGCTGGGGGCAAACCATGGTACGAGCAGGACGGCCCCAGCTGCTCGAAGAAGGTCACCACCGTGGAGCAGATCTGGCAGTGCAAGGGGAGGCTGCTTCTCCATGGTCAGCGAGGCAAGTTGCTCAAGGACCTGTGCCTCTCCATGGCACTCTCCAAGATGCTCAACCGGAGATTTGCTGGCTTTGAGCTCTCAGAGGCAGAGCTGGAGAAAACCCATGACTTTGTGTTCAAAGGCCTGCTCTCTGGGGACAAGCCGCACCAGCGGGCCTTCAGGGTCGTCGAGGAAGAGCTTGTTTTCGTCCATGACCTATATTACACAAGGTATTCTTACCTCGACCGAAAGGGTCGGTTCTTTGCTCTCTGCCTGCCCGTCATCATGTTTGCCCTATGCTCCTGGCTCACCTGCCTGCTTGCCATGGATCGCCGTAGGGTTGCCCTCACCATTTTCATAACCCTTGTTGTCGCATTCCTGGAGGCATACCAGCTGTACCTGTATATAGCCTCAGGTTGGTTCAAGGTGGCGCTGGTACGGAGCTACGTCACCACGCCTTTTCTGCAAAGAAACAGGTgcttccttgagatgatgatagGCCTTCTCTTGAGGTTTAAGGGGTATCGCCCATGGAAGGGTAGACTTGGGCAATACTGTATCCTCCGGGACCTTGGCCGCAAAAGCCGAGTCAGCAGTTGTCTCCACTATGCTACACTGTTCCTGGTGGACAAGACCAAGAAGGGGCGCAAGAATTCAGTCAGGCTGTCCGAGAATGTGAAGAAAGCCGTCGTAGATTCCCTACTGAGAAGCGAGGGCCAGCTGACCAATGGGGTAGCATCGCTACAAAACAATCGCGTCCATGATAAACTCTCAAGGGCATGTGATGTTACTGCTACCGATGGGACGGTGACTCGCACCATACTGGTCTGGCACGTTGCCACAACCCTGTGCGAGCACCATCCGGTGGATGCACCTGAACTGTTGCCCGACCACATCTCTGAATCGGAATCCATGCTTGATCGGGCACTCGACGAAGCAAGCCAGTTACTCAAAAAGGCCAAGACGTTGGAGAGCAGGTGTGAGGAGCTAATGAGTGTTAGTTACAAAGATTCTAGGGTTCTACACTGGATCGATATCTAG
- the LOC120685172 gene encoding uncharacterized protein LOC120685172, which produces MLLLHILGSLRRLSSHDLLHSIVSGIYTHSYPLVSYIIGLMKASDWYHVHFAIWAVFLLLLLGNTDSLTARRLSDIDNWKSIYVKHLFKVFLMVYVMLKIYGSPSEDGKHVPPVPHLPALTAILVVVVLKWYVMIASMRMVSKSYLCKNTKVVAEYMKHKDNNLGEPFDPVTMEGYRYMVAGEKYCRVKRPAAGGKPWYEQDGPSCLKKVTTVEQIWQCKGRLLLHGQRGKLLKDLCLSMALSKMLNRRFAGFELSEAELEKTHDFVFKGLLSGDKPHQRAFRVVEEELVFVHDLYYTRYSYLDRKGRFFALCLPVIMFALCSWLTCLLAMDRRRVALTIFITLVVAFLEAYQLYLYIASGWFKVALVRSYVTTPFLQRNRCFLEMMIGLLLRFKGYRPWKGRLGQYCILRDLGRKSRVSSCLHYATLFLVDKTKKGRKNSVRLSENVKKAVVDSLLRSEGQLTNGVASLQNNRVHDKLSRACDATATDGTVTRTILVWHIATTLCEHHPVDAHDREDDAVRTASTLSRYCLHLLAFSPELLPDHISESESMLDRALDEASQLLKKAKTLESRCEELMGSITHDGDADGDHEASSIVKQGARLASLLIDNIPNTKFRWKVLSEFWAEMMLYVSPCDDARAHLEALARGGEFITHIWVLLTHAGVLKRG; this is translated from the coding sequence ATGCTCCTCTTGCACATCCTGGGCTCGTTACGCCGGTTGTCGAGCCACGATCTCCTCCACTCCATCGTGTCGGGAATCTACACGCACTCCTACCCGCTGGTGAGCTACATCATTGGGCTCATGAAAGCTTCCGACTGGTACCATGTCCACTTTGCCATCTGGGCcgtgttcctgctgctgctcctcggcAACACAGACAGCCTCACAGCCCGCCGCCTCAGTGACATCGACAATTGGAAGAGCATCTACGTGAAGCACCTCTTCAAGGTGTTCTTGATGGTGTACGTCATGCTGAAGATATACGGGTCCCCCAGTGAGGATGGTAAGCACGTCCCACCTGTGCCCCACCTGCCCGCACTCACGGCCATCCTAGTTGTTGTCGTCCTCAAGTGGTATGTCATGATCGCCTCCATGAGGATGGTGAGCAAGTCCTACCTCTGCAAGAACACCAAGGTGGTCGCCGAGTACATGAAGCATAAGGACAACAACCTAGGGGAGCCCTTCGATCCGGTGACCATGGAAGGCTACCGGTACATGGTCGCGGGCGAGAAATATTGCCGCGTCAAGCGCCCTGCTGCTGGGGGCAAACCATGGTACGAGCAGGACGGCCCCAGCTGCTTGAAGAAGGTCACCACCGTGGAGCAGATCTGGCAGTGCAAGGGGAGGCTGCTTCTCCATGGTCAGCGAGGCAAGTTGCTCAAGGACCTGTGCCTCTCCATGGCACTCTCCAAGATGCTCAACCGGAGATTTGCTGGCTTTGAGCTCTCAGAGGCAGAGCTGGAGAAAACCCATGACTTTGTGTTCAAAGGCCTGCTCTCTGGGGACAAGCCGCACCAGCGGGCCTTCAGGGTCGTCGAGGAAGAGCTTGTTTTCGTCCATGACCTATATTACACAAGGTATTCTTACCTCGACCGAAAGGGTCGGTTCTTTGCTCTCTGCCTGCCCGTCATCATGTTTGCCCTATGCTCCTGGCTCACCTGCCTGCTTGCCATGGATCGCCGTAGGGTTGCCCTCACCATTTTCATAACCCTTGTTGTCGCATTCCTGGAGGCATACCAGCTGTACCTGTATATAGCCTCAGGTTGGTTCAAGGTGGCGCTGGTACGGAGCTACGTCACCACGCCTTTTCTGCAAAGAAACAGGTgcttccttgagatgatgatagGCCTTCTCTTGAGGTTTAAGGGGTATCGCCCATGGAAGGGTAGACTTGGGCAATACTGTATCCTCCGGGACCTTGGCCGCAAAAGCCGAGTCAGCAGTTGTCTCCACTATGCTACACTGTTCCTGGTGGACAAGACCAAGAAGGGGCGCAAGAATTCAGTCAGGCTGTCCGAGAATGTGAAGAAAGCCGTCGTAGATTCCCTACTGAGAAGCGAGGGCCAGCTGACCAATGGGGTAGCATCGCTACAAAACAATCGCGTCCATGATAAACTCTCAAGGGCATGTGATGCTACTGCTACCGATGGGACGGTGACTCGCACCATACTGGTCTGGCACATTGCCACAACCCTGTGCGAGCACCATCCGGTGGATGCACACGATAGAGAAGACGACGCAGTCAGAACGGCCTCCACTCTGTCTCGGTACTGCTTGCATCTCCTGGCTTTTTCACCTGAACTGTTGCCCGACCACATCTCTGAATCGGAATCCATGCTTGATCGGGCACTCGACGAAGCAAGCCAGTTACTCAAAAAGGCCAAGACGTTGGAGAGCAGGTGTGAGGAGCTAATGggaagcatcacccatgatggCGATGCCGATGGCGATCATGAAGCATCATCGATCGTTAAGCAGGGCGCTCGGCTTGCGAGCCTTCTAATTGACAATATACCAAACACCAAATTCCGGTGGAAGGTCCTCTCTGAATTCTGGGCGGAGATGATGCTGTACGTCTCGCCGTGCGACGATGCCCGGGCGCACCTGGAAGCTCTTGCCAGAGGAGGGGAGTTCATCACGCACATCTGGGTGCTCCTCACGCATGCCGGTGTGCTCAAGCGAGGCTAG